The Megasphaera stantonii genome includes a window with the following:
- the jag gene encoding RNA-binding cell elongation regulator Jag/EloR — MRTIEATGKTIEDAVRSGLVRLGLMEEEVTIEVLAEPKSGFLGFGSKPAKVRLTEKARKNAPIYDIEEEERKAAPPAEPKAAEAAPAEDVTAETPEEPVEEPAAVEAEPAEETFTAEEAAAKAKAFLQDVLRNMGIEVMIEKMIKSDKIILHLHGKNLGILIGKHGQTLDALQYLTNLTTNQGEETRHFIMLDVENYRQRREETLKQLAVRLAGRVKRSGEKVVLEPMNGYERKIIHVALQNEAHVRTESEGQDPYRHVVIYYEK, encoded by the coding sequence ATGAGAACCATTGAAGCGACAGGAAAAACGATAGAAGACGCAGTCCGTTCCGGCCTGGTCCGCCTCGGATTGATGGAAGAAGAAGTGACGATCGAAGTACTGGCCGAACCGAAAAGCGGCTTTCTTGGCTTCGGCAGCAAGCCGGCCAAGGTGCGCCTGACGGAAAAGGCCAGAAAGAATGCTCCGATTTATGATATTGAAGAAGAAGAGCGGAAAGCAGCTCCTCCGGCAGAGCCCAAGGCGGCGGAAGCTGCGCCGGCCGAAGACGTGACGGCGGAAACGCCGGAAGAACCGGTCGAAGAACCGGCTGCCGTCGAAGCCGAACCGGCAGAGGAAACCTTTACGGCTGAAGAAGCGGCCGCCAAGGCCAAGGCCTTCCTGCAGGACGTGCTGCGCAACATGGGCATCGAAGTGATGATCGAAAAGATGATCAAATCCGATAAAATCATCCTTCACCTGCACGGCAAGAACCTGGGCATCCTCATCGGCAAGCATGGCCAGACGCTGGACGCCCTTCAGTATTTGACGAATTTGACGACGAACCAGGGCGAAGAAACGCGCCATTTCATCATGCTGGACGTAGAAAATTACCGCCAGCGCCGCGAAGAAACGCTGAAGCAGCTGGCCGTACGGCTGGCCGGGCGGGTGAAGCGCAGCGGCGAAAAGGTCGTCCTCGAGCCGATGAACGGCTACGAACGCAAGATTATCCACGTCGCGCTTCAGAACGAAGCCCATGTGCGGACGGAAAGCGAAGGCCAGGACCCGTATCGCCACGTGGTTATTTATTACGAAAAATAA
- the mnmE gene encoding tRNA uridine-5-carboxymethylaminomethyl(34) synthesis GTPase MnmE, giving the protein MYDTTDTIAAIATPLGESGIGVIRISGSKAYDVGDAIFQSKSSLPLAQRRDRSIQYGLIVDDDGKAVDEVILLIMKGPRSYTAEDVLEIQCHGGRQSLSEILGLVLRHGARLANPGEFTQRAFVNGRIDLAQAEAVMDVIQAKSAQGLTSAVSQLEGRLSRVVGDMRLHLTDFITRLEVTVDYPEEDLEEIEVPDIAGAIRDMERRLDDMLAESKSGRMMRDGVMAAIAGTPNAGKSSLLNRFLETERAIVTDVPGTTRDVIEEWISIQGVPICLVDTAGIRSTDDTVEQIGVRRAKEYMDRADIILVVVDQSRPLQEEDRQILETAKGRQALIVLNKEDLQPAFKTEELQSYGLPILSISASTGAGMGALKDAMLSLALKQGLTAAQSALLANTRHIELVRQSREALQRALDTIEAGMPVDCAIVDIREAWELLGSITGDTVHDDIIEEIFSRFCLGK; this is encoded by the coding sequence GTGTACGATACAACCGATACGATAGCCGCCATCGCCACGCCGCTGGGCGAAAGCGGCATCGGCGTCATCCGAATCAGCGGAAGCAAGGCCTACGACGTAGGCGACGCGATTTTTCAGAGCAAATCTTCCCTTCCCTTAGCGCAGCGGCGCGATCGGTCCATACAGTACGGCCTTATCGTGGACGACGACGGCAAAGCGGTGGACGAAGTCATTCTTCTCATCATGAAGGGCCCCCGTTCTTATACGGCGGAGGACGTGCTGGAAATACAATGCCACGGCGGCCGCCAGTCCCTGAGCGAAATCCTGGGGCTGGTCCTGCGCCACGGCGCGCGGCTGGCCAATCCCGGCGAATTTACCCAGCGGGCCTTCGTCAACGGCCGCATCGACCTGGCTCAGGCCGAAGCCGTCATGGACGTCATTCAGGCCAAGAGCGCCCAGGGCCTGACCAGCGCCGTCAGCCAGCTTGAAGGCCGCCTGTCCCGGGTCGTCGGCGACATGCGCCTCCACCTGACCGACTTTATCACGCGGCTGGAAGTGACTGTCGATTATCCCGAAGAAGACCTGGAAGAAATAGAGGTGCCCGATATTGCCGGCGCTATTCGGGACATGGAGCGGCGTCTGGACGATATGCTGGCCGAGTCCAAAAGCGGCCGCATGATGCGGGACGGCGTCATGGCGGCTATCGCCGGCACGCCTAACGCCGGAAAGTCGAGTCTGCTCAACCGCTTTTTGGAAACGGAACGGGCCATTGTCACCGACGTGCCGGGCACGACGCGCGATGTCATCGAAGAGTGGATTTCCATACAGGGCGTGCCGATCTGCCTTGTCGATACGGCGGGCATCCGCAGCACCGACGATACGGTCGAGCAAATCGGCGTGCGCCGGGCGAAGGAATACATGGATCGGGCCGATATTATCCTCGTCGTCGTCGACCAGTCCCGGCCTTTGCAGGAAGAAGACCGGCAGATTTTGGAAACGGCCAAAGGCCGGCAGGCCCTGATCGTATTGAATAAGGAAGACTTGCAGCCGGCCTTTAAAACGGAAGAACTGCAGTCCTACGGGCTGCCCATCCTTTCGATTTCCGCCAGTACGGGAGCCGGCATGGGAGCATTGAAGGACGCCATGCTGTCGCTGGCCCTGAAGCAGGGGCTGACGGCGGCCCAGAGCGCCCTGCTGGCCAATACGCGCCATATCGAGCTGGTCCGGCAAAGCCGCGAAGCCCTGCAGCGGGCCCTGGACACGATAGAAGCAGGCATGCCCGTCGACTGTGCTATCGTCGATATCCGCGAAGCCTGGGAGCTCCTGGGTTCTATTACGGGCGATACGGTCCACGACGACATCATAGAAGAAATATTCAGCAGATTTTGTTTAGGTAAGTAG
- a CDS encoding DUF721 domain-containing protein: MEERNHKMEKAGLSIPKILERNRLLVPYKLYQAKLDWKTIVGPQIAKYSYIQGFDESVVQVAVLNSVWMNQLFMYKKKIIEAINEYIKEPFVTDIRFVRSGRKPPAVTYANTAGEEEEGFAVRVGNARLSEETVRRIRQETAALPEAIQEKMAQLRFAQAKRQTAYQAAGVRQCPSCGRWLEKGEELCFICRLRARQEKKKAVYATVMDMPWLTLDELKAYGMIGDEERLYEELYNEVRRECIYKYMERIYHGCDTPEDDMMLALLITRRNPTEMTDAFIRNLTEKYRRKSDVSSHRRTEND; encoded by the coding sequence ATGGAGGAACGGAATCATAAGATGGAGAAGGCTGGCCTTTCCATTCCCAAAATATTGGAACGGAACCGGCTTCTCGTCCCCTATAAGCTGTATCAGGCGAAGCTGGACTGGAAGACCATCGTCGGCCCTCAAATTGCCAAATACTCCTATATTCAGGGCTTCGACGAGTCCGTCGTACAGGTAGCCGTGCTGAATTCCGTATGGATGAACCAGCTGTTCATGTACAAGAAAAAGATCATTGAGGCCATCAACGAGTATATCAAGGAACCCTTCGTCACGGACATCCGTTTCGTGCGGAGCGGCCGAAAGCCCCCAGCCGTTACGTACGCCAATACTGCAGGGGAAGAAGAGGAAGGCTTTGCTGTACGCGTGGGGAACGCGCGGCTTTCGGAAGAAACGGTGCGGCGCATCCGGCAGGAGACGGCGGCCCTTCCCGAGGCCATCCAGGAAAAAATGGCCCAGCTGCGCTTCGCCCAGGCGAAACGGCAGACGGCGTACCAGGCAGCAGGAGTCCGGCAGTGCCCGTCGTGCGGGCGGTGGCTGGAAAAGGGCGAGGAGCTGTGCTTTATCTGCCGGCTCCGGGCCCGTCAGGAAAAGAAAAAAGCCGTCTATGCCACGGTTATGGACATGCCCTGGCTGACGCTGGACGAATTGAAGGCTTACGGCATGATCGGAGACGAGGAACGGCTGTACGAGGAATTGTACAACGAGGTGCGGCGCGAGTGCATTTATAAATACATGGAGCGCATTTACCACGGCTGCGACACGCCGGAAGACGATATGATGCTGGCCCTGCTGATTACGCGGCGGAACCCGACGGAGATGACCGACGCGTTTATTCGCAATTTAACGGAAAAATACAGGAGAAAAAGCGATGTATCTTCACATAGGCGGACAGAAAATGATTGA
- a CDS encoding RNA-binding S4 domain-containing protein, protein MEKVKIETEMIQLDQFLKWASILQSGGEIRFLLDEQRIFVNGELCSAKRKKLHVGDIVEIKGIGTYEIVGA, encoded by the coding sequence ATGGAAAAAGTAAAAATTGAAACGGAAATGATACAGCTGGACCAGTTTTTAAAGTGGGCCAGCATCTTGCAGAGCGGCGGCGAAATCCGCTTTTTGCTGGACGAACAGCGGATTTTTGTCAACGGCGAACTGTGCTCGGCAAAGCGGAAAAAGCTTCATGTCGGCGACATCGTAGAAATCAAGGGCATCGGGACGTATGAAATCGTTGGTGCATAA
- the rpmH gene encoding 50S ribosomal protein L34 — protein sequence MKQTYQPNTLWRKRTHGFRERMKTKGGRMVLKRRRLKGRKRLSA from the coding sequence GTGAAACAGACATATCAGCCGAATACGCTGTGGAGAAAAAGAACGCACGGCTTCCGTGAAAGAATGAAAACCAAAGGCGGCCGCATGGTTTTGAAAAGACGCCGTTTGAAAGGCAGAAAGAGACTCTCCGCGTAA
- the dnaA gene encoding chromosomal replication initiator protein DnaA — MESMDLATLWAGMLEQLKKVLPKPIYETWFVSSLIPTSYENDVLVLAAAQKFVCNFVNKNYADQLNEAAEAVTGRPTTVKLEDMNAPAAEPAKPAETDDLYKDTLFSDEDLPKAPPKKKAEPEPKAVMVKEANESISPPPEEPTTEDNLIPNYTFDNFIVGNSNRIAYSIAASVAEAPAKKYNPLYIYGGSGLGKTHLMHAIGHQILKNFPHMRLRCITSEDFVNDFIQAIQDKNTENFRQQYRNIDVLLVDDIQFLGQGDKDSSKEEFFHTFNKLYQGQKQMVFTSDRPPLDIKSLEDRLRSRFQSGTVTGIEPPDLETRTAILRTWAQKEKINIDKDAINYIAANVSDNIRDLYGAYNNVLSMASIEKNDVTLSLTQRALKYLVAEKEEKKYITIDEITSSVCRFYSVNYNELMGKKRTKNIALARQVAMYLCRELTGNTYPHIGTAFSGRDHTTVMHACEKITKMMNDSDTFKEMIERLKEKILDVDK; from the coding sequence ATGGAATCAATGGATCTAGCTACATTATGGGCGGGAATGCTGGAACAGCTGAAAAAGGTTCTGCCAAAACCGATTTACGAAACGTGGTTCGTCTCGTCCCTCATCCCGACGTCCTACGAAAACGACGTCCTCGTACTGGCGGCGGCGCAGAAATTCGTATGCAATTTCGTCAATAAGAATTATGCCGATCAGCTCAACGAAGCCGCCGAAGCCGTCACGGGGAGGCCTACGACGGTCAAGTTGGAAGATATGAACGCCCCCGCCGCGGAACCGGCAAAGCCAGCGGAAACGGACGATTTATATAAGGACACTCTGTTTTCCGACGAAGACTTGCCGAAAGCGCCGCCAAAGAAAAAGGCGGAGCCCGAGCCGAAGGCCGTCATGGTCAAGGAAGCGAACGAATCGATCTCGCCGCCGCCGGAAGAACCGACGACGGAAGACAACCTCATTCCCAATTATACCTTCGACAATTTCATCGTCGGCAACAGCAACCGCATCGCCTATTCCATCGCCGCCAGCGTGGCGGAAGCGCCGGCCAAGAAATATAATCCCTTATATATATACGGCGGCAGCGGCCTGGGCAAGACCCACCTCATGCACGCCATCGGCCACCAGATTCTGAAAAACTTCCCCCACATGCGCCTGCGCTGCATTACGAGCGAAGACTTCGTCAACGATTTCATCCAGGCCATACAGGATAAAAACACGGAAAACTTCCGCCAGCAGTACCGCAACATCGACGTCCTCCTCGTCGACGATATCCAGTTCTTAGGACAGGGCGACAAGGACAGCTCGAAGGAAGAGTTTTTCCACACCTTCAACAAGCTCTATCAGGGTCAAAAGCAGATGGTATTTACCAGCGACCGGCCGCCCCTGGATATTAAAAGCCTGGAAGACCGCCTGCGCTCGCGCTTCCAGAGCGGCACGGTGACGGGCATCGAGCCGCCGGATCTGGAAACGCGGACGGCGATTCTGCGGACCTGGGCCCAAAAGGAAAAAATCAACATCGACAAGGACGCCATCAACTACATCGCCGCCAACGTCAGCGACAATATCCGCGACCTGTACGGCGCGTACAACAACGTCCTGTCTATGGCTTCCATTGAAAAAAACGACGTGACCTTGTCGCTGACGCAGCGGGCCCTGAAATACCTGGTTGCGGAAAAGGAAGAAAAGAAGTACATCACCATCGACGAAATCACCAGTTCGGTCTGCCGGTTTTACAGCGTAAACTACAACGAGCTCATGGGCAAGAAGCGGACGAAAAATATCGCTTTGGCCCGGCAGGTAGCTATGTACTTATGCCGCGAGCTGACAGGGAACACGTACCCTCACATCGGCACGGCCTTCAGCGGCCGCGATCATACGACGGTCATGCACGCCTGCGAAAAAATTACCAAGATGATGAACGACAGCGACACCTTCAAGGAAATGATCGAGCGGCTGAAAGAGAAGATTTTAGACGTGGACAAGTAA
- the recF gene encoding DNA replication/repair protein RecF (All proteins in this family for which functions are known are DNA-binding proteins that assist the filamentation of RecA onto DNA for the initiation of recombination or recombinational repair.) has protein sequence MNIQSVRLHQFRNYTQETITFPKSIILLYGQNGQGKTNLLEALYLGGIGKSYKGIADMDLIQWDCGEGSVILDFVRSGVAQQIKVILSKTSKKELWVNETKVPQKELVGTLNEVLFSPEDLQLIKGSPSLRRRFMDMEISQVNPAYYRLLLQYNRAVSQRNLLLKQLKYEGGASLEEWDRQIASFAAAIVRRRLNALRKMSFLAGVIHRRLTGGSELLTMDYVQPYGDGAGGITDAQRYYDLLQEHRQDDIYRMSTSIGPHRDDLALAVGGADLKKYGSQGQQRTAVLALKLSELEYMKSETGEYPVLLLDDVMSELDAGRRQALLDFVRGRIQTFITTTEPLIFESMAGCCHICIAQGKVISHGGTES, from the coding sequence ATGAATATACAGTCTGTACGGCTTCATCAATTCAGAAATTATACACAGGAAACGATAACCTTTCCCAAGTCTATTATCTTGTTGTACGGCCAGAATGGACAAGGTAAGACGAATTTGCTGGAAGCCTTGTACCTGGGAGGTATAGGGAAATCCTATAAAGGGATAGCCGACATGGACTTGATTCAATGGGACTGCGGCGAAGGCAGCGTCATCCTGGATTTTGTCCGCAGCGGCGTCGCCCAGCAGATCAAGGTTATCTTATCGAAGACGAGCAAAAAGGAATTATGGGTCAACGAGACGAAGGTCCCCCAGAAAGAATTGGTAGGGACGCTGAACGAAGTCTTGTTTTCACCGGAAGACCTGCAGCTGATCAAGGGCAGCCCGTCCCTGCGGCGGCGGTTTATGGATATGGAAATATCCCAGGTCAATCCGGCCTACTACCGCCTGCTGCTGCAGTATAACCGGGCCGTATCGCAGCGGAACCTGCTGCTGAAGCAGTTGAAGTACGAAGGCGGGGCGTCGCTGGAGGAATGGGACCGGCAGATTGCTTCCTTCGCCGCCGCAATCGTGCGGAGGCGCCTCAACGCCCTGCGGAAGATGAGCTTTCTGGCCGGCGTCATTCACCGCCGCCTGACGGGCGGATCAGAGCTGCTGACGATGGATTACGTGCAGCCCTACGGCGACGGGGCGGGAGGCATTACCGACGCTCAGCGGTACTACGACCTGCTGCAGGAGCACCGGCAGGACGACATATACCGCATGTCCACGTCGATAGGACCTCATCGGGACGACCTGGCCCTGGCTGTAGGCGGAGCCGATTTAAAAAAATACGGCTCCCAGGGGCAGCAGCGGACGGCCGTGCTGGCCCTCAAGCTGTCGGAGCTGGAATATATGAAGTCCGAAACGGGCGAGTATCCCGTCCTGCTGCTGGACGACGTGATGAGCGAGCTCGACGCCGGCCGCCGTCAGGCCCTGCTGGATTTTGTGCGCGGCCGGATACAGACCTTTATTACGACGACAGAGCCGCTGATTTTCGAATCCATGGCCGGCTGCTGTCATATCTGCATCGCGCAGGGAAAGGTAATATCCCATGGAGGAACGGAATCATAA
- the rnpA gene encoding ribonuclease P protein component — protein MYELKKEKRLCKNREYQVVYRRGKSYVNRLAVLYVLKRSPKQPARIGFVTGKKIGCAVERNRCRRLMKEVYRLHQFELANGVDLVLIGRSSLKYAGYAQAERSILQLFRQAGILRKNEMP, from the coding sequence ATGTATGAGTTAAAAAAAGAAAAAAGGCTGTGCAAAAATCGGGAATATCAGGTTGTGTACCGACGGGGAAAATCCTATGTGAACCGCTTGGCCGTCTTGTACGTCTTGAAGCGGTCGCCTAAGCAGCCGGCCCGCATCGGCTTCGTAACGGGCAAGAAAATCGGCTGCGCCGTAGAGCGGAACCGCTGCCGGCGCCTGATGAAAGAGGTATACCGCCTTCATCAGTTCGAGCTGGCAAACGGCGTCGACTTGGTGCTTATCGGACGCAGCAGCCTGAAATACGCCGGATACGCCCAGGCGGAACGAAGCATCCTGCAGCTGTTCCGACAGGCCGGGATATTGCGAAAGAACGAGATGCCATGA
- the dnaN gene encoding DNA polymerase III subunit beta: MKLILKKEDLNKGLQTVQKVAQNKNNNLTSENGLLIKAMNDVIEFQANDYDMGIKTIVPGIIEEKGEAFVANPYLMELTRKLPSDEIEITKKDADTQMIIKGGKLKFECLTMNPNDFNEVEILENGYSHFTTTSVVLKDLIDNTSYACATDVARPIFMGTYLDVQGDTISMVATDTHRLALKTAPLDTPIENPLQAVIPSRLLTEISRQLPTDIPEPVEITAVRSYLAIKFGNVYIRTRLIEGEFPNYRRVIPTDFQCSITVGRSEFTGAVERASIVAKDAQYNVINFVFGDGEIHLMSQNPDYGTIEDYVACQMTGEPLEISFNGKFILDILKHCHDDEVVLNTRQNSPMLVQDKGNEASVFVVTPMRTK, encoded by the coding sequence ATGAAACTTATCTTAAAAAAGGAAGATTTAAATAAAGGCCTTCAGACCGTCCAAAAGGTCGCCCAGAATAAAAACAACAACCTGACCTCAGAAAACGGCCTGCTTATCAAGGCCATGAACGACGTAATCGAATTTCAGGCCAACGACTACGACATGGGAATAAAAACCATCGTTCCCGGCATCATCGAAGAAAAAGGCGAAGCCTTTGTGGCCAATCCCTACTTGATGGAGCTGACGCGCAAGCTTCCCAGCGATGAAATTGAAATCACCAAAAAAGACGCCGACACTCAGATGATCATCAAAGGCGGCAAGCTGAAATTCGAATGCCTGACCATGAATCCCAACGACTTCAACGAAGTGGAAATCCTGGAAAACGGCTATTCCCACTTTACGACGACCAGCGTCGTCTTAAAGGATTTGATCGACAATACGTCTTACGCCTGCGCGACAGACGTAGCCCGTCCCATCTTTATGGGCACCTATTTGGATGTGCAGGGCGATACGATTTCCATGGTCGCTACGGACACCCACCGGCTGGCGCTGAAGACGGCGCCTCTGGATACGCCGATTGAAAATCCCCTCCAGGCAGTCATTCCCAGCAGGCTTCTCACGGAAATTTCCCGCCAGCTGCCGACGGACATTCCCGAACCGGTGGAAATTACGGCGGTCCGCAGCTATTTGGCCATTAAGTTCGGCAACGTCTACATCCGCACCCGCCTGATCGAAGGGGAATTCCCCAACTACCGCCGCGTCATCCCGACGGACTTCCAGTGCAGCATCACCGTCGGCCGCAGCGAATTTACGGGAGCCGTTGAACGAGCTTCCATCGTTGCCAAAGACGCTCAGTACAACGTCATCAACTTCGTATTCGGTGACGGGGAAATCCATCTCATGAGCCAGAACCCCGATTACGGCACCATCGAAGACTACGTAGCCTGCCAAATGACCGGGGAGCCGTTGGAAATTTCCTTTAACGGCAAGTTTATTTTAGATATTTTAAAACACTGCCACGACGACGAAGTCGTGTTAAATACGCGGCAAAACAGCCCCATGCTGGTACAGGATAAAGGGAACGAAGCGAGCGTATTCGTCGTGACGCCGATGAGGACAAAATAA
- the yidD gene encoding membrane protein insertion efficiency factor YidD: MKRCFIILIRFYQLCISPLKPPCCRFYPTCSAYAIEALQKYGAVKGSYLAVRRILKCHPFHKGGYDPVP; encoded by the coding sequence ATGAAAAGATGTTTCATCATTCTAATACGGTTTTATCAGCTTTGTATATCACCATTAAAACCGCCGTGCTGCCGGTTTTACCCTACTTGTTCTGCTTACGCTATCGAGGCGCTGCAGAAATACGGCGCTGTGAAGGGGAGTTATTTAGCAGTCAGGCGCATTTTGAAATGCCATCCCTTTCATAAAGGCGGATATGATCCTGTGCCGTAA
- a CDS encoding DUF370 domain-containing protein yields the protein MIDIRRIVAMFKAHPRKMNKSNPLRQYYRPLVLLDGMDEGQIRCYIVTEECIYASPITLETIIGRYKRLFSSKGPVQRL from the coding sequence ATGATTGATATACGCCGCATTGTCGCGATGTTCAAGGCCCATCCGCGAAAGATGAACAAGTCGAACCCGCTGCGGCAGTATTACCGCCCCCTCGTGCTGCTCGACGGCATGGACGAAGGGCAGATTCGCTGCTACATCGTAACGGAGGAATGCATTTACGCTTCGCCCATTACGCTGGAAACGATTATCGGGCGGTACAAGCGGCTGTTTTCGTCAAAGGGGCCCGTGCAGCGATTGTAA
- a CDS encoding YidC/Oxa1 family membrane protein insertase, which yields MDFLSGIMTTFMDYCYAFTQSIGYPSYGLAIIILTLVIKLALSPLTAKQIRSMEGMQTLQPKIKELQQKYKGNQKKLQEEMAKLYKQTGVNPLSGCLPILIQMPFLIAIFYALRSYPYDPAYESFLWLPSLGAADPTYIMPILSAASTYVIQKQMSGTQVAASEAQEKQQKIMRVIMPLFIGWISLSFPSGLVIYWFLSNVFQWAQQMIMFRNKGKGAKA from the coding sequence ATGGATTTTCTCAGTGGCATCATGACCACGTTTATGGATTATTGCTATGCCTTTACGCAGAGCATCGGATATCCCAGCTACGGTTTGGCCATCATCATCCTGACGCTGGTAATCAAGCTGGCCCTCTCGCCTCTTACGGCCAAGCAGATTCGTTCCATGGAAGGCATGCAGACCCTGCAGCCGAAGATTAAAGAATTACAGCAGAAATATAAAGGCAATCAGAAAAAGCTTCAGGAAGAAATGGCGAAGCTGTACAAGCAGACCGGCGTCAATCCCCTGTCCGGCTGCCTGCCGATCCTGATTCAGATGCCTTTCCTCATCGCTATTTTTTACGCCCTTCGTTCCTACCCTTACGATCCGGCGTACGAAAGCTTTTTATGGCTGCCCAGCTTAGGCGCGGCCGACCCGACGTATATCATGCCGATTTTATCCGCTGCGTCTACCTACGTCATCCAGAAACAGATGTCGGGCACGCAGGTAGCGGCTTCGGAAGCGCAGGAAAAGCAGCAGAAAATCATGCGCGTCATCATGCCGCTGTTTATCGGCTGGATCAGCTTGAGCTTCCCCAGCGGCCTGGTTATTTACTGGTTCCTTTCCAACGTGTTCCAGTGGGCCCAGCAGATGATTATGTTCCGTAATAAGGGAAAGGGTGCAAAAGCATGA